A window of the Planococcus citri chromosome 4, ihPlaCitr1.1, whole genome shotgun sequence genome harbors these coding sequences:
- the LOC135843434 gene encoding uncharacterized protein LOC135843434 isoform X1 — translation MSYGLTPVDCCHPTSPRMFGIKKLALNARKDEKFSNVCYQHITDLSMRCPTDESDMTEKCPDPSKSKSDTVKLDWKLDWMTSFGILLLPFATFASAWYARKDDDDEKNRVKPERSAEATKLDNYLTAIKGALLTIDDPEHRFLECSRFIERLGQKIPQYNNTTLEVVTRQT, via the exons ATGAGCTACGGCTTGACACCAGTTGATTGCTGCCATCCAACCAGTCCTCGAATGTTCGGAATTAAGAAGCTTGCTCTCAATGCACGAAAAGATGAGAAATTCAGTAACGTATGTTATCAGCATATTACGGACTTGTCTATGCGATGTCCAACTGATG AAAGTGATATGACTGAGAAATGTCCTGATCCATCGAAAAGTAAATCGGACACCGTCAAATTAGATTGGAAACTAGATTGGATGACGAGTTTCGGAATTCTTCTTTTGCCTTTTGCTACGTTTGCCAGCGCATGGTATGCCAGAAAAGAtgacgatgatgaaaaaaatcgtgtgaaaCCTGAGAGAAGTGCTGAAGCAACCAAATTGGATAATTACCTGACCGCAATTAAAGGAGCATTACTCACTATCGACGACCCAGAACACCGATTTTTGGAATGTAGCCGTTTTATTGAACGTTTAGGTCAGAAAA TTCCGCAATACAACAACACTACGTTGGAAGTCGTTACCAGGCAAACTTGA
- the LOC135843434 gene encoding uncharacterized protein LOC135843434 isoform X2 → MSYGLTPVDCCHPTSPRMFGIKKLALNARKDEKFSNVCYQHITDLSMRCPTDESDMTEKCPDPSKSKSDTVKLDWKLDWMTSFGILLLPFATFASAWYARKDDDDEKNRVKPERSAEATKLDNYLTAIKGALLTIDDPEHRFLECSRFIERLVPQYNNTTLEVVTRQT, encoded by the exons ATGAGCTACGGCTTGACACCAGTTGATTGCTGCCATCCAACCAGTCCTCGAATGTTCGGAATTAAGAAGCTTGCTCTCAATGCACGAAAAGATGAGAAATTCAGTAACGTATGTTATCAGCATATTACGGACTTGTCTATGCGATGTCCAACTGATG AAAGTGATATGACTGAGAAATGTCCTGATCCATCGAAAAGTAAATCGGACACCGTCAAATTAGATTGGAAACTAGATTGGATGACGAGTTTCGGAATTCTTCTTTTGCCTTTTGCTACGTTTGCCAGCGCATGGTATGCCAGAAAAGAtgacgatgatgaaaaaaatcgtgtgaaaCCTGAGAGAAGTGCTGAAGCAACCAAATTGGATAATTACCTGACCGCAATTAAAGGAGCATTACTCACTATCGACGACCCAGAACACCGATTTTTGGAATGTAGCCGTTTTATTGAACGTTTAG TTCCGCAATACAACAACACTACGTTGGAAGTCGTTACCAGGCAAACTTGA
- the LOC135844180 gene encoding uncharacterized protein LOC135844180, whose product MQGQLAPCFVQEKLTETHMILQNNEENLENSQIDIYGMAELIAGYIDCMEEAVNYLKDVENYSDDHPAIIGLRTHLAHYQQKFVNEALQVRNSEISQTLPSS is encoded by the exons ATGCAAGGACAATTGGCACCATGTTTTGTACaagaaaaattgacagaaactCAT atgatTTTACAGAACAAcgaagaaaatttggaaaattcacaAATCGACATATACg GAATGGCAGAATTAATAGCAGGCTACATAGATTGCATGGAAGAAGCAGTTAACTATCTCAAAGATGTAGAAAATTATTCAGATGACCACCCAGCTATTATTGGTTTAAGAACGCATCTTGCACATTACCAGCAAAAATTTGTTAATGAAGCTTTACAAGtgagaaattcagaaatttcacAAACGTTACCATCGTCTTAG
- the LOC135844009 gene encoding uncharacterized protein LOC135844009, with protein MIPSLPEAISATHVEYLPLPPACLRPIIDASRSRNPLEPNNARPIPAEHFGQRVVTKEELAKIRALRAMQQFIPINISAVPRSVSLSYFRGNDLRYAPHVRVPAAESVQNS; from the exons ATGATACCTTCATTGCCAGAAGCCATCAGCGCTACACATGTCGAATATCTTCCTTTGCCACCTGCTTGCTTGAGACCTATCATCGACGC ATCTAGGTCTAGAAATCCACTGGAACCAAATAACGCTCGACCAATACCAGCGGAACATTTCGGACAACGAGTAGTAACCAAAGAAGAATTAGCCAAGATACGAGCCCTAAGAGCAATGCAACAATTTATTCCTATCAATATAAGCGCAGTACCCAGAAGCGTTAGTTTAAGTTATTTTAGAGGTAATGATTTACGTTACGCTCCTCATGTAAGGGTACCCGCTGCCGAATCTGTACAGAATTCCTAA